A window from Nitrospira sp. ND1 encodes these proteins:
- a CDS encoding M64 family metallopeptidase, whose translation MPITGIKWKRSREYDIHLLRGRTLPALLSAIDVELPDGSTQDATAYLAANADVTINFQPSFRNVLDLTVAPPTCSGFGITINNDNGEIRVPAPPGPATTIHNFLLHATAEDSSDDKEYRISVRIHLHNRVTSTWLTPPILTLRPDGPTLPQTTFRRFTVRAQFDDNTVGDLTNHPGLAWGPLANVEPSGRLIISVGNGPSDPAVEITATLPADLRDPAHPAPPEIRASGHIRFASDWAVEPTIRTETVQIQDTWPGTINPELVPNFLFLCDGYTTDDKPQFESQIRSLLGLMKKSRLTRPFDLLSTSMNYFQAFVPSSHHGVSVLCEVYPSQQDNGNVRTNDDDTVDLYCVPDPEDPSAGERWGLSNLLFRLGLPIPGQGLDRPVKEIRDYWDSILDDVPHDRIANETVRRWQKLARRTFLEESDSTLGLAYGDYPNVTDESDNREIGFHPRRMSRARLDPILNRLHDAKGNPMGQLWADRPDGTRPNSYPLIFLFSSLKWDRGVNYGRGYIAMNVEDRYEIPARPVSGKPTYRIDLTGRIAKKISHDRLIRGCHEVAHSFGLGDEYSEKGTLPQSREIDQHYGNLQKHSDLLDSFNDIDGDLIKWRWHRIRKATVLMGVISEATAGVFRIPIPLGQSLQFKQGDTVLLRARRYPNPLPRDPDVSEQLQIVGLADPGGVADLSKPPGPDNPLGAAILVSPKAGHSFTAADAARFGSGCVLYLPVQASESARSDDYPFAELIALNVKDHITDRGCALNQDPDSDEICVPDKNNIQKPKKLDIDFPRCFKHKNRIVGLFTGGKTYHCGVYHPTGNCIMRNSDSDGKEFCPVCRYLLVDIIDPHKHFSIDLDYGEIYPQT comes from the coding sequence ATGCCGATTACCGGGATCAAATGGAAACGCAGTCGAGAGTACGACATCCACTTGCTGCGTGGAAGAACCTTACCTGCCCTCCTCAGTGCGATCGATGTCGAACTCCCCGACGGGTCGACGCAAGACGCAACCGCATATCTGGCTGCCAACGCCGACGTCACCATCAACTTTCAACCCTCATTTCGGAACGTGCTCGACCTCACCGTCGCGCCGCCGACCTGCTCCGGCTTCGGAATCACGATCAACAATGATAACGGGGAAATCCGTGTGCCCGCGCCTCCCGGCCCAGCCACGACGATTCATAATTTTCTCCTGCACGCCACGGCAGAAGATTCGAGCGACGACAAGGAATACCGCATCAGCGTCCGGATTCATCTTCATAACCGCGTGACCTCAACCTGGCTGACACCTCCGATCCTGACCTTGCGACCGGACGGGCCGACCTTGCCGCAAACCACATTCAGGCGTTTCACGGTCCGCGCACAGTTCGATGACAATACCGTCGGTGACCTCACCAATCACCCCGGACTGGCGTGGGGTCCCCTCGCCAACGTGGAACCATCAGGTCGATTGATCATTTCGGTCGGGAATGGCCCGAGCGACCCGGCCGTGGAGATCACGGCCACGCTGCCGGCCGACCTGCGGGATCCTGCGCATCCTGCGCCACCGGAGATCAGGGCGAGCGGTCACATTCGCTTCGCATCTGACTGGGCGGTGGAACCCACCATTCGAACCGAGACCGTGCAAATCCAGGACACCTGGCCGGGTACGATCAACCCGGAACTCGTCCCCAATTTTCTCTTCTTGTGCGACGGCTACACCACCGACGACAAACCGCAATTTGAATCCCAAATCAGGAGCCTGTTGGGGCTTATGAAGAAAAGCCGGCTGACGCGGCCCTTCGACCTCCTCTCCACATCGATGAATTATTTTCAGGCCTTCGTGCCCTCCAGCCATCATGGCGTTTCGGTGCTCTGCGAGGTCTATCCGTCGCAACAGGATAACGGCAACGTACGGACCAACGACGACGACACGGTGGATCTCTACTGCGTTCCCGATCCGGAAGATCCATCGGCAGGAGAACGCTGGGGACTCAGCAATCTCCTTTTCAGGCTCGGGCTTCCCATTCCCGGTCAGGGCCTCGATAGGCCGGTGAAGGAAATCCGCGACTACTGGGACAGCATCCTCGACGACGTGCCGCATGACAGGATTGCAAATGAGACCGTACGACGCTGGCAAAAATTGGCGAGGCGAACGTTTCTTGAGGAAAGTGATTCAACCCTCGGATTGGCCTACGGCGACTACCCGAATGTCACAGACGAAAGCGACAATCGCGAAATCGGTTTTCATCCACGACGCATGTCTCGCGCGCGGCTGGATCCGATCTTGAACCGTCTCCATGATGCCAAAGGAAATCCGATGGGTCAGCTCTGGGCCGACCGGCCGGACGGAACACGCCCCAACAGCTACCCGCTGATTTTTCTCTTCTCTTCCCTCAAATGGGATCGCGGGGTGAACTACGGCCGCGGGTACATCGCCATGAATGTTGAAGACCGGTATGAAATCCCTGCCAGACCCGTCTCGGGCAAACCGACCTATCGCATCGATCTCACCGGCCGCATAGCCAAAAAAATATCTCATGACCGCCTGATTCGGGGTTGCCACGAGGTGGCGCACTCGTTCGGCCTGGGCGACGAGTACAGCGAAAAGGGGACGTTGCCGCAGAGCCGCGAGATCGACCAGCATTACGGCAACCTCCAGAAACACAGCGACCTTCTCGACTCGTTCAACGACATCGACGGCGATCTCATCAAATGGCGCTGGCATCGCATCCGCAAAGCCACCGTCCTCATGGGCGTCATCAGCGAGGCCACGGCCGGCGTCTTCCGCATTCCGATTCCCTTAGGCCAAAGCCTGCAATTCAAGCAAGGCGACACGGTGCTCCTGCGCGCTCGACGGTACCCCAATCCATTACCGCGCGATCCGGATGTCAGCGAACAATTGCAGATCGTCGGCCTCGCAGATCCCGGAGGAGTTGCCGACCTCTCGAAGCCGCCAGGCCCGGACAACCCCCTGGGCGCAGCCATCCTGGTCTCCCCCAAAGCCGGCCACTCGTTTACCGCGGCCGATGCGGCGCGGTTCGGGTCCGGTTGCGTGCTGTACCTGCCCGTCCAAGCCTCGGAGTCGGCCCGATCGGACGACTATCCCTTCGCCGAATTGATCGCCCTGAACGTCAAGGACCACATCACGGACAGAGGTTGCGCACTCAACCAAGACCCCGACAGCGACGAGATCTGTGTGCCGGATAAGAACAACATTCAAAAGCCGAAGAAACTCGACATCGATTTCCCACGCTGTTTCAAACACAAGAACCGGATCGTCGGATTGTTTACCGGCGGAAAAACATACCACTGCGGGGTCTATCACCCCACGGGCAACTGCATCATGCGCAACTCAGACAGTGACGGGAAGGAGTTCTGCCCCGTGTGCCGATACCTGTTGGTCGATATCATCGATCCGCACAAACATTTTTCCATCGATCTGGATTACGGCGAGATTTACCCGCAGACATGA
- a CDS encoding DUF6603 domain-containing protein — protein sequence MTNQLTALYLSLKRVIDPLRSRLSSLEGMEFLFHRYGWRITLDDLVFAKINDLLQIQAPIEQFLELAERLESALEADPETSLGIEDGADIARSATRLVRALADFKLSALADLPAPLADQEFWRSIGDHLLDDLLEEYLRLYHPVAYGGLHFWGIIRYEPTEPNGPFRKPYDRIRIEWEQLLETVKNPLDALTRAYRWNDRAHPFEHRRLLEAAARTLRAFGVPAALMVPDQRRHVAEPPERRDRILRNSDALRTRWCYGYSTSDRILYEIGCDVFPAASTDQPAVSGLVFMPILRGGTGRTLSLGEHLRLRWNVDAAIGDLISIACFPNHIGFIGGEAALDTVVEITSAGTTPRYLLGNARTSRIELRGFVLQASLHGSADDPEFAARFTAAGTEGQPGCKIVLSLGEADGFLQSTLPQRTIELSCSPEIAWSSKTGLTFGGRPTIAFDLPLQTRVGPFTVTQVTVAVTNRPPRAGATSFACEVGADIRGSLGPVDVVVQNLGCACMVTAYGREALLALPQDSDGPALGNLGVDLRFKPPTGLGLAITTAGVTGGGFLGFDPQRAEYSGILQLELAETIAIKALGLLTTKLPDGSKGFSLVILLTAEGFAPIPVGLGFTLTGIGGLVALHRTVRTDVLRDGLKTGTLNSILFPSDPLRNAPQIFSDLRRVFPPTAGRHVVGPMVQLRWGTPTLLTLDLALLVELPSPVRVVVLGRLQVLLPSQAHPLVQIRMDALGVLDVSAETVSLDATLYDSKILQFPLTGDMALRAGWGRQPQFVLAIGGFHPRFAPPPGLPALQRLALQLADGDSLQLRCQAYLAVTSNTVQFGARVDLHAAGGGFSFDGMLGFDAILQLAPLAFEVDVGAALALRYHGRLLMGISFKGRLAGPTPWQVAGKAKIKLLFFSVSVSFSRTFGSRTAPPLPAAVDVVGLIAAALADRRNWSSAVPRNSSPVVTFRETAPPANGLRVHPWAELTLRERIAPLNRPLTKLGTAPLVGGPTMVTVSLTDRAGAQPWRTTPVHEPFALAQYEDLREDEQLAQPAFVPLQGGLTVAADDLAVDDDAGLATPIAYETLLIDPTRPPERPKPGYVLSAAVLARVAPFGAAGQAPARRRRRGKTAVLA from the coding sequence ATGACCAACCAACTCACAGCCCTCTACCTTTCCCTGAAACGGGTCATCGACCCGCTGCGCTCGCGGCTGTCCAGCCTGGAGGGAATGGAATTCCTGTTCCATCGCTACGGATGGCGAATCACGCTGGACGACCTCGTCTTTGCGAAGATCAACGACCTGCTCCAGATTCAGGCGCCCATCGAACAATTCCTTGAACTGGCCGAACGATTGGAATCCGCCTTGGAGGCCGACCCGGAAACCTCCCTTGGGATCGAGGACGGTGCAGACATTGCCCGATCAGCCACCAGGCTCGTCCGTGCGCTCGCCGATTTCAAACTGTCCGCCCTGGCGGACTTGCCCGCGCCATTGGCTGACCAAGAATTTTGGAGGAGCATAGGAGATCACCTCCTGGATGATCTCCTGGAAGAGTATCTTCGCCTGTACCACCCCGTGGCCTATGGAGGACTGCATTTCTGGGGCATCATCCGGTACGAACCCACCGAGCCGAACGGGCCGTTTCGCAAGCCCTATGACAGGATTCGTATCGAGTGGGAGCAGTTGCTCGAGACAGTGAAAAATCCCCTGGATGCCCTGACACGGGCCTACCGATGGAATGATCGCGCCCATCCCTTCGAGCACCGACGGCTGTTGGAGGCGGCGGCCAGGACGTTGCGTGCCTTCGGAGTTCCCGCAGCGCTTATGGTTCCCGACCAACGGCGCCACGTTGCCGAGCCGCCGGAGCGACGAGACCGCATTCTTCGTAATTCGGACGCTCTGCGAACTCGCTGGTGTTACGGTTATTCCACCAGCGACCGGATTTTGTATGAAATCGGATGCGACGTCTTCCCGGCCGCATCGACGGATCAGCCAGCGGTATCGGGCTTGGTCTTCATGCCGATCCTGCGGGGAGGAACCGGACGGACACTCTCGCTCGGTGAGCACTTGCGGTTGCGTTGGAATGTCGACGCAGCCATCGGCGACCTGATCAGCATCGCATGCTTTCCGAACCATATCGGTTTCATAGGTGGAGAGGCGGCCCTCGACACCGTCGTCGAAATCACGAGCGCAGGGACAACACCGCGGTACCTGCTCGGTAACGCCCGCACCTCGCGCATTGAACTGCGCGGGTTCGTCCTGCAGGCCTCGCTCCATGGTTCGGCCGACGATCCTGAGTTCGCCGCACGCTTCACGGCCGCGGGGACGGAGGGGCAGCCGGGCTGCAAGATTGTCCTGTCCTTGGGCGAGGCCGACGGCTTCCTGCAAAGTACACTGCCGCAACGGACGATTGAACTCTCCTGCTCCCCGGAGATTGCCTGGTCCAGCAAGACTGGCCTGACGTTTGGTGGAAGACCGACTATCGCCTTCGACCTTCCGCTACAGACGCGAGTCGGCCCCTTTACCGTAACCCAAGTCACGGTTGCCGTCACCAACAGGCCTCCTCGGGCAGGGGCAACGAGCTTCGCCTGCGAGGTTGGAGCCGACATCCGCGGGTCGCTCGGGCCGGTCGATGTGGTAGTGCAGAACCTGGGCTGCGCCTGCATGGTCACGGCCTACGGCCGTGAGGCCCTCTTGGCCCTTCCACAGGACAGTGACGGACCGGCACTCGGCAACTTGGGAGTCGATCTCCGCTTCAAGCCTCCGACCGGCCTCGGCCTGGCGATAACGACGGCAGGGGTGACCGGCGGCGGGTTCCTGGGCTTCGATCCCCAACGGGCTGAATACAGCGGCATACTCCAACTGGAGTTGGCCGAGACCATTGCCATCAAGGCCCTAGGGCTCCTCACCACCAAGCTGCCCGACGGCAGCAAGGGCTTCTCGCTCGTGATTCTCTTGACCGCCGAAGGCTTCGCGCCGATTCCCGTGGGCTTGGGCTTCACCCTCACCGGCATCGGTGGATTGGTGGCGCTGCACCGGACCGTCCGTACCGACGTGCTGCGCGACGGGCTCAAGACCGGCACGCTCAACTCCATTCTGTTTCCATCTGATCCCCTCCGCAATGCCCCGCAGATCTTCAGCGACCTGCGCCGCGTCTTCCCGCCGACGGCCGGCCGCCATGTGGTCGGGCCGATGGTGCAACTGCGCTGGGGCACGCCGACCTTGCTCACGCTGGACCTGGCGCTACTGGTCGAACTCCCTTCACCGGTCCGGGTGGTGGTCTTAGGACGTCTGCAAGTGCTGTTACCGAGCCAAGCCCATCCGCTCGTGCAGATCCGGATGGATGCGCTGGGTGTGTTGGATGTTTCGGCCGAGACGGTGTCGTTGGATGCGACCTTGTATGATTCGAAGATTCTGCAATTCCCCCTGACCGGCGACATGGCGCTCCGCGCGGGCTGGGGGCGTCAGCCACAGTTCGTCTTGGCCATCGGCGGATTCCATCCGCGGTTTGCGCCGCCACCGGGATTGCCCGCCTTACAGCGGCTGGCGCTCCAGCTGGCCGATGGGGACTCGCTCCAGTTACGCTGCCAGGCCTATCTGGCGGTCACCTCCAACACGGTGCAGTTCGGCGCCCGGGTGGACTTGCATGCGGCCGGCGGCGGCTTCAGCTTCGACGGGATGCTCGGCTTCGATGCGATTCTTCAGTTGGCCCCCTTGGCGTTTGAGGTGGACGTCGGCGCCGCTTTGGCGCTGCGGTATCACGGCCGTCTGCTGATGGGGATCTCGTTCAAGGGACGGTTGGCGGGGCCGACGCCCTGGCAGGTGGCGGGCAAGGCCAAGATCAAGCTCCTGTTCTTCTCGGTCTCGGTGTCCTTCTCACGGACATTCGGCAGCCGGACGGCGCCCCCGCTGCCCGCGGCGGTCGATGTGGTGGGGCTGATCGCCGCGGCCCTGGCGGACCGGCGCAATTGGAGTAGCGCCGTGCCCCGCAACAGCAGCCCGGTGGTGACGTTCCGGGAGACGGCCCCTCCGGCCAACGGCCTGCGCGTGCATCCCTGGGCGGAGCTGACGCTACGGGAGCGGATCGCGCCGTTGAACCGACCACTCACGAAGTTGGGCACGGCGCCGCTGGTGGGCGGCCCCACGATGGTGACGGTCTCGCTCACCGATCGCGCGGGCGCACAGCCCTGGCGCACGACGCCGGTCCACGAGCCCTTCGCGCTGGCGCAGTATGAAGATTTGCGCGAGGACGAGCAGTTGGCGCAACCGGCGTTTGTCCCGCTCCAGGGTGGCCTCACGGTCGCGGCTGACGATCTCGCGGTGGACGATGACGCCGGGCTCGCCACGCCGATTGCTTATGAAACGCTCCTGATTGATCCGACTCGGCCACCGGAGCGACCTAAGCCGGGCTATGTGCTCTCGGCGGCGGTGTTGGCCCGGGTGGCTCCCTTCGGCGCCGCCGGCCAGGCCCCGGCCCGCCGACGGCGACGGGGGAAGACGGCGGTGCTCGCATAG